One genomic window of Oryctolagus cuniculus chromosome 11, mOryCun1.1, whole genome shotgun sequence includes the following:
- the NFAM1 gene encoding NFAT activation molecule 1 isoform X2, with protein sequence MESWSPCLVATALLALLPWTPQRAGGQSVTHIGPPIVVSLANTFVSFRCRVTCPDIQGFKNITVGYFNKDVQGHASSEKSITCRPVPGTENKTCSLECEAVIRLPGASATGTYYCSLYWQGFTVNGDGTFILVRDSGYREPPQSSQKALLFGFTGLLTVLSVLATALLFWKKKQMGAPGKRSDPRPAGASTRPAAEAVYTGKLHRVEDDHEFNEVYENL encoded by the exons ATGGAGAGCTGGTCCCCGTGCCTCGTGGCCACAGCGCTCCTGGCATTGCTGCCGTGGACCCCACAGCGGGCAG gaggACAGTCAGTGACCCACATCGGCCCCCCCATAGTGGTCTCCCTGGCCAACACATTCGTCTCATTCAGATGCAGGGTCACTTGCCCAGACATCCAGGGATTCAAGAACATCACAGTTGGCTACTTCAACAAGGATGTCCAGGGTCACGCCAGCTCTGAGAAGTCCATCACCTGCCGACCCGTGCCAGGCACAGAGAACAAGACCTGCTCCCTGGAGTGCGAGGCCGTCATCAGGCTGCCTGGTGCATCAGCCACGGGCACCTACTACTGCTCTCTCTACTGGCAGGGCTTCACCGTGAACGGCGATGGCACCTTCATCCTGGTCAGAg ATTCGGGGTATCGAGAGCCCCCGCAGAGCTCCCAGAAGGCCCTGCTCTTTGGCTTCACTGGCCTCCTGACCGTCCTGAGTGTCCTGGCCACGGCGCTGCTCTTCTGGAAGAAG aaacagatgggGGCTCCAGGGAAACGCTCAGACCCGAGACCTGCCGGCGCCTCGACTCGGCCTGCAGCGGAAGCTGTCTACACG
- the NFAM1 gene encoding NFAT activation molecule 1 isoform X3: protein MESWSPCLVATALLALLPWTPQRAGGQSVTHIGPPIVVSLANTFVSFRCRVTCPDIQGFKNITVGYFNKDVQGHASSEKSITCRPVPGTENKTCSLECEAVIRLPGASATGTYYCSLYWQGFTVNGDGTFILVRGRVDSEGERQRERSSFSVGSPPNGRCSWRTTLIRSQEPGASPGLSCGCRAQAPGPSSIALPGHSRELAWKRGNQDRIRCPDQD, encoded by the exons ATGGAGAGCTGGTCCCCGTGCCTCGTGGCCACAGCGCTCCTGGCATTGCTGCCGTGGACCCCACAGCGGGCAG gaggACAGTCAGTGACCCACATCGGCCCCCCCATAGTGGTCTCCCTGGCCAACACATTCGTCTCATTCAGATGCAGGGTCACTTGCCCAGACATCCAGGGATTCAAGAACATCACAGTTGGCTACTTCAACAAGGATGTCCAGGGTCACGCCAGCTCTGAGAAGTCCATCACCTGCCGACCCGTGCCAGGCACAGAGAACAAGACCTGCTCCCTGGAGTGCGAGGCCGTCATCAGGCTGCCTGGTGCATCAGCCACGGGCACCTACTACTGCTCTCTCTACTGGCAGGGCTTCACCGTGAACGGCGATGGCACCTTCATCCTGGTCAGAg gcagagtggacagtgaaggagagagacagagagaaaggtcttccttttccgttggttcaccccccaatggccgctgcagctggcgcaccacgctgatccgaagccaggagccaggtgcttctcctggtctctcatgtgggtgcagggcccaagcacctgggccatcctccattgccctcccgggccacagcagagagctggcctggaagaggggcaaccaggacagaatccggtgccccgaccaggactag